In Deltaproteobacteria bacterium, a genomic segment contains:
- the mltG gene encoding endolytic transglycosylase MltG, with translation MKRALAALALLVLLGAALAVVVAQRWWRESLRAPGRSEAAIVEVPSGASFRSVAAQLEAQGVIRDARAFGWLARIEKKDGALKVGEYQIEPGLDARAVLDLLVSGRVRLHGVAIPEGLTLVEIAQRVADAGFGSASDYATLARDPAVAKEHGVPGDTLEGFLFPETYRFPRGAGAREVIEAQLAQFDRAWAEVAPLAQKRGMAKRDVVILASLIEKETGAPEERPLISAVFHNRLGKRMRLETDPSVIYGIPNFDGNLRRIHLEDETNPYNTYRIPALPPGPIANPGLASLRAAVEPTPGVEFLFFVARGDGTHEFTTNYRDHVNAVNRWQLRRERR, from the coding sequence GTGAAGCGCGCGCTCGCCGCACTGGCGCTGCTCGTGCTGCTCGGCGCTGCGCTCGCTGTCGTCGTCGCGCAGCGCTGGTGGCGCGAGTCCCTCCGCGCGCCGGGGCGCAGCGAAGCCGCGATCGTCGAGGTGCCGAGCGGCGCCTCGTTTCGCTCCGTCGCCGCGCAGCTCGAAGCGCAGGGCGTGATCCGCGACGCGCGCGCGTTCGGCTGGCTCGCGCGCATCGAGAAGAAAGACGGCGCGCTCAAGGTCGGCGAGTACCAGATCGAGCCCGGGCTCGACGCGCGCGCGGTGCTCGACCTGCTCGTCTCGGGCCGTGTGCGCCTGCACGGCGTCGCGATCCCCGAGGGCCTCACGCTCGTCGAGATCGCGCAGCGCGTCGCCGACGCAGGCTTCGGTTCAGCGAGCGACTACGCCACGCTCGCGCGCGACCCGGCGGTCGCGAAAGAACACGGCGTGCCCGGCGACACGCTCGAGGGCTTCCTGTTTCCCGAGACCTATCGCTTCCCGCGCGGCGCCGGCGCGCGCGAAGTGATCGAGGCGCAGCTCGCGCAGTTCGATCGCGCCTGGGCTGAAGTCGCGCCGCTCGCTCAGAAGCGCGGCATGGCGAAGCGCGACGTCGTGATCCTCGCCTCGCTGATCGAGAAGGAGACGGGCGCGCCCGAGGAGCGCCCGCTGATCTCCGCCGTCTTCCACAACCGACTCGGCAAGCGCATGCGTCTCGAGACCGACCCGTCGGTGATCTACGGCATCCCGAACTTCGACGGCAACCTGCGCCGCATCCACCTCGAAGACGAAACCAACCCGTACAACACCTACCGCATCCCCGCGCTGCCCCCGGGCCCGATCGCCAACCCCGGCCTCGCCTCACTGCGCGCCGCGGTGGAGCCGACACCCGGCGTCGAGTTCCTCTTCTTCGTTGCGCGCGGCGACGGCACGCACGAGTTCACGACGAACTACCGCGACCACGTGAACGCCGTGAACCGCTGGCAGCTGAGGCGCGAGAGGCGTTGA
- the ruvX gene encoding Holliday junction resolvase RuvX → MVVLGIDLGSKRIGLAVSDPDARIAFPAGAVESRGAAKDVAAIAALVKERGAECVVVGLPIHMNGRRGPEAEAAQRFAAELAKKTGVRVELQDERWTSREAERALGEMGRTSKKRERGEVDAIAATLLLRSFLERGGAQPKRDEPRS, encoded by the coding sequence GTGGTCGTGCTCGGCATCGACCTCGGCTCGAAGCGAATCGGCCTCGCGGTCTCCGATCCCGACGCGCGCATCGCGTTCCCCGCCGGCGCGGTCGAGAGCCGCGGCGCGGCGAAGGACGTCGCTGCGATCGCCGCGCTCGTGAAGGAGCGCGGCGCCGAGTGCGTGGTCGTCGGCCTGCCCATCCACATGAACGGGCGCCGCGGGCCCGAGGCGGAGGCGGCGCAGCGCTTCGCGGCCGAGCTCGCGAAAAAAACTGGCGTGCGCGTCGAGCTTCAGGACGAGCGCTGGACTTCGCGCGAAGCCGAGCGCGCGCTCGGTGAGATGGGACGCACGAGCAAGAAGCGCGAGCGCGGCGAGGTCGACGCGATCGCGGCGACGCTCTTGCTGCGGAGCTTTCTGGAGCGCGGCGGGGCGCAGCCGAAGCGCGACGAGCCTCGCTCGTGA
- a CDS encoding HEAT repeat domain-containing protein: protein MTRTASAAASAGRTAPELAVLLLELASIVKARTLLVPGDPKLTAAFERCLRTWRSDLARTGPLALQIEADGFREEGASGLLKHDRLSEILGELRLRQLRVLRFDPEMDGDALAGFAHLLTDANARGLRGDAFVERLRAWVPIGIAAEPEAPAAAETPPHVSPVAQAAAPPPQPQALADPDSDTEPLGNEPALSPLDELLSELDECASPSSYIDGMRRAVTEAERARDADVMFRLIGVLAEHVETKEQRLSESARGFLTPLVMGPALSDLLERTARGSGTEQVRAAQVIALVGEPAAAAVLDRMPAYPEPIQRERIIPLLLALGERAAPELLNRLDRPDTAIARSAAHVLGMLQHPAAVPRLSDLAVGADPVLREEAARALVRIGTEDAVAGLARGLRSERSVVISSVQHLAGTASPKAVAPLGHALERALETKDIELAKEIVRALGRLGRPEANVIFGSLMHRKAGLTGRWLKDVKVAAATALSSVPGDQAVTLLAEALQSRDEPLRKAAQRALDRRAEAVARSAQR, encoded by the coding sequence ATGACGCGCACAGCGAGCGCCGCCGCATCTGCGGGCCGAACTGCGCCCGAGCTCGCGGTGCTGCTGCTCGAGCTCGCGAGCATCGTGAAGGCGCGCACGCTGCTCGTGCCGGGCGACCCGAAGCTCACCGCCGCATTCGAGCGCTGCCTGCGCACTTGGCGCAGCGACCTCGCCCGCACGGGCCCCCTCGCGCTGCAAATCGAGGCCGACGGCTTCCGCGAGGAAGGCGCGAGCGGGTTGCTGAAGCACGATCGCCTCAGCGAGATCCTCGGCGAGCTCCGCCTGCGCCAGCTCCGCGTGCTGCGCTTCGACCCCGAGATGGACGGCGACGCGCTCGCAGGCTTCGCCCACCTGCTGACCGACGCGAACGCGCGCGGGCTGCGCGGCGACGCGTTCGTCGAGCGCCTGCGCGCGTGGGTGCCGATCGGCATCGCCGCGGAGCCGGAAGCACCCGCCGCAGCGGAGACACCGCCGCACGTCTCGCCGGTGGCGCAGGCGGCGGCCCCGCCGCCGCAGCCGCAGGCGCTCGCGGATCCCGATTCGGACACCGAGCCGCTCGGCAACGAGCCGGCGCTCTCGCCGCTCGACGAGCTGCTGAGCGAGCTCGACGAGTGCGCGAGCCCGAGCTCCTACATCGACGGCATGCGCCGCGCGGTCACGGAAGCCGAGCGCGCGCGCGACGCGGACGTGATGTTTCGCCTGATCGGCGTGCTCGCCGAGCACGTGGAGACGAAGGAGCAGCGCCTCAGCGAGAGCGCGCGCGGCTTCCTCACGCCGCTCGTGATGGGGCCAGCGCTGAGCGACTTGCTGGAGCGCACCGCACGCGGCAGCGGAACCGAGCAGGTGCGCGCCGCGCAGGTCATCGCGCTCGTGGGCGAGCCCGCGGCCGCGGCGGTGCTCGATCGCATGCCCGCCTACCCCGAGCCGATTCAGCGCGAGCGCATCATTCCGTTGCTGCTCGCGCTCGGCGAGCGCGCTGCCCCGGAGCTGTTGAATCGCCTCGATCGCCCCGATACCGCGATCGCGCGCAGCGCCGCGCACGTGCTCGGCATGCTGCAGCATCCCGCCGCCGTGCCGCGCCTCTCGGACCTCGCGGTCGGCGCTGATCCGGTGCTGCGCGAGGAGGCTGCGCGCGCGCTCGTGCGCATCGGCACGGAGGACGCGGTGGCGGGCCTCGCGCGCGGCCTGCGCAGCGAGCGCAGCGTCGTGATCTCTTCGGTGCAGCACCTCGCCGGAACCGCGAGCCCGAAAGCGGTGGCGCCGCTCGGCCACGCGCTCGAGCGCGCGCTCGAAACGAAGGACATCGAGCTGGCGAAGGAGATCGTGCGCGCGCTCGGCCGCCTCGGGCGGCCCGAAGCGAACGTGATCTTCGGCTCGCTGATGCACCGCAAGGCGGGCCTCACGGGGCGCTGGCTGAAAGACGTGAAGGTGGCCGCGGCGACGGCGCTCTCCAGCGTGCCCGGCGACCAGGCCGTCACGCTGCTGGCCGAGGCACTGCAGTCGCGCGACGAGCCGCTGCGCAAGGCCGCTCAGCGCGCGCTCGATCGCCGCGCCGAGGCGGTCGCGCGCAGCGCGCAGCGCTGA
- a CDS encoding phosphatidylglycerophosphatase A codes for MTHRFSVGETRAIEFPHSVSPKILRGPEAESIIETKSGDRPAQPRAFVALALATGLGIGFAPFAPGTFGSLLAAAIFVLLSQSIWGVIGVWGASVGLGVWAAGEAQRAFGREDDSRIVIDEIAGQLLALAPLLALPAASRGNFFALVTAFVAFRLFDIWKPGPVGAAEKRFQGGLGVMADDLVAGALAAAVVAALVAGGVLA; via the coding sequence TTGACGCATCGCTTCTCCGTCGGAGAAACTCGCGCGATCGAGTTCCCCCACTCGGTCTCCCCGAAAATCCTCCGCGGTCCCGAAGCGGAGTCCATCATCGAAACGAAAAGTGGAGATCGCCCGGCGCAGCCCCGGGCGTTCGTTGCGCTCGCGCTCGCGACGGGGCTCGGCATCGGCTTCGCGCCGTTCGCGCCGGGAACTTTCGGCTCGCTGCTGGCTGCAGCGATTTTCGTGTTACTTTCGCAGTCGATCTGGGGCGTGATCGGCGTGTGGGGGGCGAGCGTGGGGCTCGGAGTCTGGGCGGCCGGCGAGGCGCAGCGCGCATTCGGGCGCGAGGACGACTCGCGCATCGTGATCGACGAGATCGCGGGCCAGCTGCTCGCGCTCGCGCCGCTGCTCGCGTTGCCCGCAGCGAGCCGCGGAAATTTCTTCGCGCTTGTGACCGCATTCGTCGCATTCAGGCTGTTCGATATCTGGAAACCGGGGCCGGTCGGCGCCGCAGAGAAACGATTCCAAGGAGGGCTCGGCGTGATGGCGGACGATCTCGTCGCAGGCGCGCTCGCGGCTGCGGTCGTAGCCGCGCTGGTCGCGGGCGGGGTGCTCGCGTGA
- a CDS encoding competence/damage-inducible protein A, translated as MKAEVLTIGDELLRGEIVDSNKSFLSEKLLGIEVETRFHASVNDDPADMRDAFLRAADRSEIVLVSGGLGPTRDDLTVEVLAQTFGRALVQHEPSLRRIEEFFARNQRAMSPSNAKQALVPEGCEVLPNPVGTAPGCMLDVGRAVFFCMPGVPRELYRMMEEQVLPRVAARLGGSRGVMRAALLRTFGLGESNLEDTLADVGREEGVILGFRTAFPDNFLRPVARAKTAPEADAKLARASAAIEAKLGPLVYTRGDETMESVVGRMLAERGLTLATAESCTGGLIGARLTAVAGSSRYYRGGVVAYANEAKRDLLGVSEALLREHGAVSAPVARAMAEGARARLGADLALATTGISGPDGGTPEKPVGLVWIALASKDGTEAEQMIFPFDRERHRVITAQTALDWVRRSLLGLPRLVPRYVRGATR; from the coding sequence GTGAAGGCCGAGGTCCTCACGATCGGCGACGAGCTGCTGCGCGGCGAGATCGTCGACTCGAACAAGTCGTTTCTCTCCGAGAAGCTGCTCGGCATCGAGGTCGAGACGCGCTTTCACGCCTCGGTGAACGACGACCCCGCCGACATGCGCGACGCGTTTCTGCGCGCGGCGGATCGCAGCGAGATCGTGCTCGTCTCGGGCGGCCTCGGTCCGACGCGGGACGACCTCACGGTGGAGGTGCTCGCGCAGACGTTTGGGCGCGCGCTCGTGCAGCACGAGCCTTCGCTGCGCCGCATCGAGGAGTTCTTCGCACGCAACCAGCGCGCGATGTCGCCGAGCAACGCGAAGCAGGCGCTCGTGCCGGAGGGCTGCGAGGTGCTGCCGAATCCGGTGGGCACCGCGCCGGGCTGCATGCTCGACGTCGGGCGCGCCGTGTTCTTCTGCATGCCCGGAGTGCCGCGCGAGCTGTATCGCATGATGGAAGAGCAGGTGCTGCCGCGCGTCGCTGCGCGGCTCGGCGGAAGCCGCGGCGTGATGCGCGCGGCGCTGCTGCGCACCTTCGGGCTCGGCGAGTCGAACCTCGAGGACACGCTCGCCGATGTCGGCCGCGAGGAGGGCGTGATCCTCGGCTTCCGCACCGCGTTTCCCGACAACTTCCTGCGCCCCGTCGCGCGCGCGAAGACGGCCCCGGAAGCCGACGCGAAGCTCGCGCGCGCGAGCGCAGCGATCGAGGCGAAGCTCGGCCCGCTCGTCTACACGCGCGGCGATGAGACGATGGAGTCGGTCGTGGGCCGCATGCTCGCGGAGCGCGGCCTCACGCTCGCGACCGCCGAGAGCTGCACCGGCGGTCTGATCGGCGCGCGCCTCACCGCGGTGGCCGGCTCCTCGCGCTACTACCGCGGCGGCGTGGTCGCCTACGCGAACGAGGCGAAGCGCGACTTGTTGGGCGTGTCCGAGGCGCTGCTGCGCGAGCACGGCGCCGTGTCCGCGCCGGTTGCGCGCGCGATGGCGGAAGGCGCCCGCGCGCGGCTCGGCGCCGACCTCGCACTCGCCACGACAGGCATCTCGGGCCCCGACGGCGGCACGCCAGAGAAGCCCGTGGGTCTCGTGTGGATCGCGCTCGCGTCGAAGGACGGAACCGAGGCAGAGCAGATGATCTTCCCGTTCGACCGCGAGCGGCACCGCGTGATCACGGCGCAAACCGCGCTCGACTGGGTGCGCCGCTCGCTGCTCGGTCTCCCGCGCTTGGTGCCGCGCTACGTGCGGGGAGCGACGCGATGA
- the thpR gene encoding RNA 2',3'-cyclic phosphodiesterase encodes MSVQWERESLGPSARKNGAAVRAFFAIGLGGQLRESTAALARDLAARVGGEGVRWTAPDSYHLTLRFLGNVPSADVALLAERAQDALAPCAPFVLTLGPALAFPSARQPRVIALAAQPEGPLADLAARLEKVAVELGLAPEEHAFRAHLTIGRVRARRAPKLDAPAPAGALEVREVVLFRTDLAREGAQYTPLATLPLGASAAPLSPGSN; translated from the coding sequence ATGAGCGTGCAATGGGAGCGCGAGTCGCTCGGGCCGTCGGCCCGAAAGAACGGCGCTGCCGTGCGCGCGTTCTTCGCGATCGGGCTCGGGGGGCAGCTCCGCGAGAGCACTGCGGCGCTCGCGCGCGACCTCGCGGCGCGGGTGGGCGGCGAGGGCGTGCGCTGGACTGCGCCGGACTCGTATCACCTCACGCTGCGCTTCCTCGGCAACGTGCCGAGCGCCGACGTCGCGCTGCTCGCCGAGCGTGCGCAGGACGCGCTCGCGCCGTGCGCGCCGTTCGTGCTCACGCTCGGCCCCGCGCTCGCGTTCCCGTCTGCGCGCCAGCCGCGCGTGATCGCGCTCGCGGCGCAACCGGAGGGCCCGCTCGCGGATCTCGCCGCGCGGCTCGAGAAGGTCGCGGTCGAGCTCGGCCTGGCGCCCGAGGAGCACGCCTTCCGCGCGCACCTCACGATCGGCCGCGTGCGCGCGCGCCGCGCGCCGAAGCTCGATGCGCCCGCGCCCGCCGGCGCACTCGAAGTGCGCGAGGTCGTGCTGTTCCGCACCGACCTCGCGCGCGAAGGCGCCCAGTACACGCCGCTCGCGACGCTGCCCCTCGGCGCGTCCGCGGCTCCGCTCTCACCCGGTTCCAACTGA
- the recA gene encoding recombinase RecA: MAKAEVQQQAGEAKRKAIDMAVSTIEKQFGKGAILTMGEDSVDKEIPSFSSGSVGIDVALGIGGYPRGRVVEIYGPESSGKTTLTLHAVAEVQKAGGVAAFIDAEHALDVNYARRLGVRVEDLLVSQPDTGEQALEIADVLLRSGAVDLVVIDSVAALVPRAEIEGEMGDQHMGLQARLMSQALRKITGTVAKSQATVIFINQIRMKIGVMFGNPETTTGGNALKFYSSVRLDVRRIAALKEGDEVIGNRTRVKVVKNKVAPPFRQAEFDILYNEGVSYEGDLLDLGTEAGIVEKSGSWFSYGGERIGQGREAARRFLKENVDVRGRLAEAVYAAKGIKRPVPASAPRESKEK; encoded by the coding sequence ATGGCGAAGGCAGAAGTTCAGCAGCAGGCCGGCGAAGCGAAGCGCAAAGCGATCGACATGGCCGTGTCCACGATCGAGAAGCAGTTCGGCAAGGGCGCGATCCTCACGATGGGTGAGGACTCCGTGGACAAGGAGATCCCGAGCTTCTCGTCCGGCTCGGTGGGCATCGACGTCGCGCTCGGCATCGGCGGCTACCCGCGCGGGCGCGTGGTCGAGATCTACGGCCCCGAGTCGAGCGGCAAGACCACGCTCACGCTGCACGCGGTGGCCGAGGTGCAGAAAGCCGGCGGCGTGGCGGCGTTCATCGACGCCGAGCACGCGCTCGACGTGAACTACGCGCGGCGGCTGGGTGTGAGGGTGGAGGACCTGCTCGTCTCGCAGCCCGACACCGGCGAGCAGGCGCTCGAGATCGCGGACGTGCTGCTGCGCTCCGGCGCGGTCGACCTGGTCGTGATCGACTCGGTGGCGGCGCTCGTGCCGCGCGCCGAGATCGAGGGCGAGATGGGCGATCAGCACATGGGCCTGCAGGCGCGGCTCATGAGCCAGGCGCTGCGCAAGATCACGGGCACCGTCGCGAAGTCGCAGGCCACGGTGATCTTCATCAACCAGATCCGCATGAAGATCGGCGTGATGTTCGGCAACCCCGAGACCACGACCGGCGGCAACGCGCTCAAGTTCTACTCGTCCGTGCGCCTCGACGTGCGCCGCATCGCTGCCTTGAAGGAAGGCGACGAAGTGATCGGCAACCGCACCCGCGTGAAGGTGGTGAAGAACAAGGTCGCGCCCCCGTTCCGGCAGGCAGAGTTCGACATCCTCTACAACGAGGGCGTCTCCTACGAGGGCGATCTGCTCGACCTCGGCACCGAGGCCGGCATCGTGGAGAAGAGCGGCTCGTGGTTCTCGTACGGCGGGGAGCGCATCGGCCAGGGCCGCGAGGCCGCCCGGCGCTTCCTCAAGGAGAACGTGGACGTGCGCGGCCGGCTCGCGGAGGCCGTGTATGCCGCGAAGGGCATCAAGCGCCCCGTGCCCGCGTCCGCGCCCCGGGAGAGCAAGGAGAAGTAG
- a CDS encoding type IV pilus twitching motility protein PilT, which yields MNLDEILKVALKGGASDIHLKSGLPPMFRVDGALVPLKNGERLLPEETTRIATSIMNDVQRARFEEKRECDLAYGIAWLGRFRVNVFQQRGTTGCVFRVIPFGVKTMEQLHLQKVIEKIAMEHRGLILVTGTTGSGKSTTLASMIDYINTNRTCHIMTIEDPIEFLIRDRRSIVNQREIGVDTQTFSNALRAALRQDPDVILVGEMRDFETIETALTAAETGHLVMSTLHTLDATETINRIISVFPPYQQKQVRIQLASILKAVISQRLVPRADGKGRVPALEVMIASARVKECISDKDRTKEIHESIAKGFTSYGMQTFDQSLMAHVKNGLVTYDEALKHVSNRDDFALRFKGIASTSDGTWDDFEGEKEEKKESGGGKGGAGDDFLERF from the coding sequence CTGAACCTCGACGAGATCCTGAAGGTCGCTCTCAAGGGCGGCGCTTCGGACATCCATCTGAAGTCGGGCCTGCCGCCGATGTTCCGCGTCGATGGCGCCCTGGTTCCGCTGAAGAACGGCGAGCGCCTGCTCCCCGAAGAGACCACCCGCATCGCGACGTCGATCATGAACGACGTGCAGCGCGCGCGCTTCGAGGAGAAGCGCGAGTGCGATCTCGCGTACGGCATCGCGTGGCTCGGGCGCTTCCGCGTCAACGTGTTCCAGCAGCGCGGCACCACGGGCTGCGTGTTCCGCGTGATTCCGTTCGGCGTGAAGACGATGGAGCAGCTCCACCTGCAGAAGGTGATCGAGAAGATCGCGATGGAGCATCGCGGGCTGATTCTCGTCACCGGCACCACGGGCTCGGGAAAGTCGACGACGCTCGCGTCGATGATCGACTACATCAACACCAACCGAACCTGTCACATCATGACGATCGAGGATCCGATCGAGTTCCTGATCCGCGATCGCCGCTCGATCGTGAACCAGCGCGAGATCGGCGTCGACACGCAGACCTTCTCGAACGCGCTGCGCGCGGCGCTGCGCCAAGACCCCGACGTGATCCTCGTCGGCGAAATGCGTGATTTCGAGACGATCGAGACGGCGCTCACCGCGGCCGAGACCGGCCACCTCGTGATGAGCACGCTGCACACGCTCGATGCGACCGAGACGATCAACCGCATCATCTCCGTGTTCCCGCCGTACCAGCAGAAGCAGGTGCGCATCCAGCTCGCCTCGATCCTCAAGGCCGTGATCTCGCAGCGCCTCGTGCCGCGCGCTGACGGCAAGGGCCGCGTGCCCGCGCTCGAGGTGATGATCGCCTCCGCGCGCGTGAAGGAGTGCATCTCCGACAAGGACCGCACGAAGGAGATCCACGAGTCGATCGCGAAGGGCTTCACGTCGTACGGCATGCAGACCTTCGACCAGTCGCTGATGGCGCACGTGAAGAACGGGCTCGTCACCTACGACGAGGCGCTCAAGCACGTCTCCAATCGCGACGACTTCGCGCTGCGCTTCAAGGGCATCGCCTCGACGTCGGACGGCACCTGGGACGACTTCGAGGGCGAGAAAGAAGAGAAGAAGGAGAGCGGCGGCGGCAAGGGCGGCGCCGGCGACGATTTCTTGGAGCGCTTCTAG
- a CDS encoding type II toxin-antitoxin system VapC family toxin: protein MSVVLVDSSVLLDVLTEDPRWFSWSAAALEHCASEGELAINPIVYAEVSIRFARIEELDAVLPEREFRRLPLPWDAGFLAGKAFVKYRRRVGARSAPLPDFFIGAHAAISRLSLLTRDAKRVRAYFPDVELIAPGVAMPAA from the coding sequence ATGAGCGTCGTGCTCGTCGACAGCAGCGTGCTACTCGACGTGCTGACGGAAGACCCTCGCTGGTTCTCGTGGTCCGCGGCTGCTCTCGAGCACTGCGCAAGCGAGGGCGAGCTCGCGATCAACCCCATCGTCTACGCGGAGGTCTCGATCCGCTTCGCACGAATCGAGGAGCTCGATGCCGTGCTGCCCGAGCGCGAGTTTCGTCGCTTGCCGTTGCCGTGGGACGCCGGGTTCCTCGCCGGCAAGGCTTTCGTGAAGTACCGGCGGCGCGTGGGCGCACGCAGCGCGCCGCTGCCGGACTTCTTCATCGGGGCCCACGCCGCGATCTCGCGGCTCTCGCTTCTCACCCGCGATGCGAAGCGCGTACGCGCCTACTTCCCGGATGTCGAACTGATCGCTCCCGGGGTCGCGATGCCCGCCGCCTAG
- a CDS encoding AbrB/MazE/SpoVT family DNA-binding domain-containing protein: protein MRVTAKGQVTIPVEIREKLGLLPNCEVEFELSGNAVRIRRARRAKKSSRGRSLVERLRGRGGVRLTTDEILALTRGPR, encoded by the coding sequence ATGCGCGTTACGGCGAAAGGCCAAGTCACGATCCCGGTCGAAATCCGCGAGAAGCTCGGGCTGCTGCCGAATTGCGAGGTCGAGTTCGAGCTGAGCGGCAACGCCGTTCGCATTCGCCGGGCGCGGCGCGCGAAAAAGTCTTCGCGGGGCCGCTCACTCGTCGAGCGCCTCCGCGGTAGAGGCGGCGTGCGCCTGACGACCGACGAGATTCTTGCGCTGACGCGCGGGCCACGATGA